One Candidatus Acididesulfobacter guangdongensis genomic window carries:
- the rlmD gene encoding 23S rRNA (uracil(1939)-C(5))-methyltransferase RlmD has protein sequence MKKDNKKNDAAAILEIVGLAYNGYGVGKYQDKCSDKITFVDHACPGDIAEVIIYEEHKRYGFGKINKMVYPSSSRVEPVCRYFTICGGCNYLNISYETEVYWKKKIFADNFAKAGLYINNNKPYETIDVIKSEDVLHYRQKISLKVYSDEAVGLFKRNSHYVVDVDYCYLASGRINTMIETIRNFFLKNNKSLLKKIKLIILTDVEAQSAILQLKDEFSGKEKKILSNLDINKIYIEFNEKKEKIEKKRNIQEIRQIREIREDIKDYFTLSGIKFAYESFSFIQVNKKQNENLINLIINYLADYQTKRCGILNKDDFLFDKALDLFCGYGNLTFFALPFVSQMTGVESNIYSVELANKNIILNNDLIERIERCIPDRYKKHSYKKQPFISFINEDVEKFLINAAKNNSSYDLIMIDPPRAGIKGLVGYIADLSPELVIYLSCDHMTLLRDLKEFIQEGYFIDDIKLIDMFPRTYHTESLVFLKNEKIINST, from the coding sequence ATGAAAAAAGATAATAAAAAAAATGATGCGGCAGCAATACTTGAAATAGTCGGATTGGCATATAACGGCTATGGAGTGGGCAAATATCAGGATAAATGCAGCGACAAGATAACGTTTGTCGACCATGCCTGCCCGGGCGATATAGCAGAAGTCATTATTTACGAAGAGCATAAACGGTACGGTTTCGGAAAGATTAATAAAATGGTTTACCCTTCCTCTTCGCGGGTAGAACCTGTATGCCGCTACTTTACAATATGCGGCGGATGCAATTATCTTAATATATCTTATGAAACAGAAGTTTACTGGAAGAAAAAAATATTCGCAGATAATTTTGCGAAGGCTGGATTATATATTAATAATAATAAGCCATATGAAACAATAGACGTAATAAAATCTGAAGATGTTTTGCATTACAGACAAAAAATAAGTTTAAAAGTTTATTCGGACGAAGCTGTAGGATTATTCAAAAGGAATTCTCATTATGTTGTGGATGTCGATTACTGCTACCTTGCAAGCGGCAGGATAAATACAATGATAGAAACAATAAGGAACTTTTTTCTTAAAAACAATAAAAGTCTGCTGAAAAAGATTAAATTAATAATTTTAACCGACGTAGAAGCGCAGAGCGCAATATTGCAATTAAAAGACGAATTTTCGGGAAAAGAAAAAAAAATATTATCAAATCTGGATATAAATAAAATTTATATAGAATTCAACGAAAAAAAAGAAAAGATAGAAAAAAAAAGAAACATACAGGAAATAAGACAAATTAGGGAAATAAGGGAAGATATTAAAGATTATTTTACGTTGTCCGGTATTAAATTTGCCTATGAATCTTTTTCGTTTATTCAGGTGAATAAAAAACAGAACGAAAATTTAATAAATCTTATAATAAATTATTTGGCCGATTATCAAACTAAGCGCTGCGGCATACTAAATAAGGATGATTTTTTATTTGATAAAGCGCTTGACCTGTTTTGCGGCTATGGAAATTTAACATTCTTTGCCTTGCCGTTTGTTTCGCAAATGACTGGGGTAGAATCTAATATTTATTCGGTAGAGCTTGCAAATAAAAACATAATATTAAATAATGATTTGATTGAACGGATTGAACGCTGCATACCCGACAGATATAAAAAGCACAGTTATAAAAAGCAGCCGTTTATCTCATTTATCAACGAAGATGTTGAAAAATTTCTAATAAATGCGGCGAAGAATAATTCAAGTTATGATTTAATAATGATAGACCCGCCAAGGGCTGGTATCAAAGGTTTAGTGGGCTATATAGCAGATTTGAGCCCCGAATTAGTTATTTATCTTTCATGCGACCATATGACATTATTACGGGATTTAAAGGAATTTATTCAAGAAGGCTATTTTATAGATGACATAAAACTGATAGATATGTTTCCGCGTACTTATCATACTGAATCTCTAGTTTTTTTAAAAAATGAAAAAATAATTAACAGTACTTAA
- a CDS encoding NAD-dependent epimerase/dehydratase family protein yields MKILITGGAGFIGSNVADMLIAKKHDAVIIDNLSSGFEYNVNKEAKLIKADITDFDKIEKIFNEEKPEIIYHFAAQIDVRKSVSDPIFDAKTNIMATLNLIKLSNDFKIKKFIFSSTGGAIYGDTDDRPTKEEHSEWPLSPYGIAKLATDKFLNFYHEIFGLKYVSLRYGNVYGPRQNPYGEAGVVAIFLNKMLKNEQPIINGDGKQTRDYTYIDDVAKANILALENIDKIGIYNVGTSVEISVNDLFTEINKNFGGKFKEIHGPAKLGEQKTSCLNYEKIKKDMGFEPEINFSEGIKKTYEWFKNL; encoded by the coding sequence ATGAAAATATTAATAACGGGCGGGGCAGGGTTTATCGGGAGCAATGTAGCAGATATGCTTATTGCAAAAAAACATGACGCAGTCATAATAGATAATCTTTCGAGCGGTTTTGAATATAATGTAAATAAAGAAGCTAAATTAATAAAAGCCGATATTACCGATTTTGATAAAATTGAAAAAATATTCAATGAAGAAAAACCTGAAATAATATATCATTTTGCAGCGCAGATTGACGTCAGAAAATCAGTTTCCGACCCGATATTTGATGCTAAGACAAATATTATGGCGACGCTTAATTTGATTAAACTTTCTAATGATTTTAAAATCAAAAAATTTATATTTTCTTCAACCGGCGGTGCTATCTACGGCGATACCGACGACAGACCGACTAAAGAAGAGCATTCTGAATGGCCGCTATCTCCTTACGGTATCGCAAAGCTTGCGACCGATAAATTTCTAAATTTTTATCATGAAATATTCGGTTTAAAATATGTTTCGCTGCGCTACGGCAATGTGTACGGTCCAAGACAGAATCCTTACGGCGAAGCCGGTGTTGTAGCCATATTTTTAAATAAGATGCTTAAAAATGAACAGCCGATTATTAACGGCGACGGTAAGCAGACGAGGGATTATACATATATAGACGATGTAGCAAAAGCAAATATCCTCGCTCTTGAAAATATTGATAAAATCGGCATATATAACGTAGGTACATCGGTAGAAATCAGCGTTAACGATTTGTTTACCGAAATTAATAAAAATTTTGGCGGTAAATTTAAAGAAATCCATGGTCCTGCTAAACTCGGAGAACAAAAAACAAGCTGCTTAAATTATGAAAAAATAAAAAAAGATATGGGTTTTGAGCCTGAAATTAATTTCAGCGAAGGCATAAAAAAAACTTATGAATGGTTTAAAAACTTATAA
- a CDS encoding MFS transporter, which translates to MTKNERETTFLLSLSHFFCHVAILTFPAILILLKEKFHVNFATLGIVAGVYLFLFGAGSLPIGFIADRMNKNLLLRIYLIGMSLSAFAAALSGNFYIFAIFIILMGLVGSIYHPVGLSIMSFVKTDKLRGFAIHGIAGTLGVALSAAFAGFLGYYFGYNAPYLILGLIFLFIFVYSFFVKIENIKIDNTKDNTKIDNTKTNKIKTKNIKSFFNDFFHRNIAFIFVVEFLNGFVFQGVFSFLPAYTGMKLKNFLFFHNQTVAAGGFYVTVALLVGVLFQYSSTYITKRYKPNSVFSVLILISGLFILISGFSAGFILFFSILLYSAFSFSMNPISNLLISRNAKEYYRSAAYGIFFFAGFGIGSIAAPIGGFIASSYKLNDTFVFYGIIALISFVISIAITDYNVDDAE; encoded by the coding sequence ATGACCAAAAATGAACGCGAAACAACATTTCTTTTAAGTTTATCGCATTTTTTCTGCCATGTCGCAATACTGACGTTTCCGGCAATCTTAATTCTTTTGAAAGAGAAATTTCATGTAAATTTTGCAACGCTAGGTATAGTTGCAGGCGTGTATCTGTTCTTGTTCGGAGCAGGTTCTCTGCCTATCGGCTTTATAGCAGACAGAATGAATAAAAATTTACTGCTCAGGATTTATTTGATTGGTATGTCGTTAAGCGCATTTGCAGCAGCTTTATCCGGAAATTTTTATATTTTCGCTATTTTTATTATATTAATGGGATTAGTCGGAAGTATTTACCATCCTGTCGGATTAAGCATTATGTCTTTTGTAAAAACGGATAAACTGAGAGGTTTTGCCATTCACGGGATAGCGGGAACTTTAGGCGTGGCTTTAAGCGCAGCATTTGCGGGATTTTTAGGCTACTATTTTGGATACAATGCGCCTTATTTAATATTAGGTTTGATTTTTTTATTTATTTTTGTTTATTCTTTTTTTGTAAAAATTGAAAATATCAAAATAGACAATACAAAAGACAATACAAAAATAGATAATACAAAAACAAATAAGATAAAAACTAAAAACATTAAATCTTTTTTTAATGACTTTTTTCACAGAAATATAGCATTTATTTTTGTGGTTGAATTTTTAAACGGTTTCGTTTTTCAGGGAGTATTTTCTTTTCTGCCTGCTTATACGGGGATGAAACTGAAAAATTTTTTATTTTTTCATAATCAGACCGTTGCGGCAGGCGGTTTTTATGTGACTGTAGCGCTGTTAGTCGGAGTTTTATTTCAATATTCAAGCACCTATATTACAAAAAGATATAAACCGAACAGTGTATTTTCAGTTCTAATTTTAATATCCGGTTTGTTTATTTTAATATCCGGTTTTTCAGCGGGGTTCATTTTATTTTTTTCTATACTGCTGTATTCCGCATTCAGTTTTTCAATGAATCCTATATCAAATCTTTTAATCAGCAGGAATGCAAAAGAATATTACAGGTCGGCGGCTTACGGGATATTCTTTTTTGCCGGATTCGGCATAGGTTCGATTGCGGCTCCGATAGGGGGTTTTATAGCCAGCAGTTATAAATTAAACGATACGTTTGTATTTTATGGAATCATAGCGCTGATTTCATTTGTTATATCTATAGCTATTACTGATTATAACGTTGATGATGCGGAATAA
- a CDS encoding 2Fe-2S iron-sulfur cluster binding domain-containing protein — protein sequence MITIEIDGNKIDVEEGVILLDAANKAGIAIPSLCASKNLLPYGACRMCAVEAEGKKGYIYACSTRIVEGMKIKTYSEKLFSLKRTLIELYLSDHPNDCLTCPQNLDCELQKWAAYFGIRKIRYRGKSHLLSEIDESNPYFRFDPSRCIVCARCVRACSEIQGNFALTIAGRGFDSIIKSVKRSPNNLNLSVINKINKGFVVSNNKNNKINSAIKSNVDVNFGGDNENSDEADNFINSECVSCGACVKECPTAALTENNLFKSGKAFSKIKTTCAYCGVGCSFEVQYKGDNIIRMIPVDDSLSNYGHSCVKGRFAWSYVKSKDRLTKPLLRNNLNEEFREVSWEEAYSHIAEKFIELQYKYGIKSIGAISSSRCTNEENYLMQRMVRTIFKNNNIDTCARVCHQPTGYALGVAFGAGAGTQDLSSMLSSDLIIIIGANPTEAHPVVGAFIRKMARKGADLIVIDPRITEVARSANVQAKFHLRPKPGTNVALLNAFAYTIIKEGLLKHDFIKDRCNIESFNLWEKFILNDDNSPEAAEVITGVPANEIKEAAMLYARAKNASIFYGLGITEHLQGSSGVLAIANLAMLTGNIGRKGVGVSPLRGQNNVQGAADMGAEPATLPGYRHISDDRARELFEKEWKVKLDSEPGMRLPDMLRNALSGRFKGLYIFGEDIVQTDPDSNRIIESLKSMDLVVVHDLFKTVTSEYAHVILPGSSFLEKDGTFTNWERRIQRVRKVLEPVAGKQDWQIIEDLSRYLTEYGGKYESDNLAAAFTKSTTKYANAAAEEDNRQTPPPAANNNSFGNHNDHNADLNYAHPSEVMDEIARLTPSFALVSYEKLDNKPYSIQWPCNKNTPNGTDILHKDAFIGGKGRFVITSFAGSKDRTDREYPFILTTVRNLFQYNSANNTRRTENSLWYCEDYLEVSKEDAETLNIKNGETVLIESRKGKINLTAIISSRVMKGVVATTFHFPEFKTNILTSDYSDWSTETPEYKVTAVNIKKIEIAKSTKKESSVSADADYRQTETYDEEAARMFKDLSKNFEAYDRETADREIAAHIKKYWEKELIERLIKLKLLN from the coding sequence ATGATAACTATAGAAATAGACGGCAATAAAATTGATGTGGAAGAAGGCGTAATTCTTCTTGACGCTGCAAATAAAGCGGGCATTGCAATACCGTCTCTGTGCGCCTCAAAAAATCTTTTACCTTACGGGGCATGCAGAATGTGCGCCGTTGAAGCGGAAGGTAAAAAAGGTTACATATACGCATGCTCAACGCGTATTGTCGAAGGTATGAAAATAAAGACTTATTCGGAAAAACTTTTTTCTTTAAAACGCACATTAATTGAGCTTTATCTTTCCGACCATCCTAATGACTGCCTTACGTGTCCCCAAAATTTAGATTGCGAGTTACAGAAATGGGCTGCTTATTTTGGGATTAGAAAAATAAGATATAGGGGCAAAAGTCATTTGCTGAGCGAGATTGACGAATCAAATCCTTATTTCAGATTTGACCCTTCAAGATGTATTGTCTGCGCAAGGTGTGTAAGGGCTTGCAGCGAAATTCAGGGCAATTTTGCATTGACTATTGCAGGAAGAGGGTTCGATTCTATTATAAAATCTGTTAAAAGGAGTCCAAATAATCTAAATTTATCGGTAATTAATAAAATCAACAAAGGTTTTGTTGTTAGCAATAATAAAAATAATAAAATAAACAGTGCGATAAAAAGCAATGTTGATGTAAATTTCGGCGGCGATAATGAGAATTCAGATGAAGCAGATAATTTTATAAATTCCGAGTGTGTTTCTTGCGGAGCTTGCGTAAAAGAATGTCCCACAGCGGCATTGACGGAAAACAATTTATTTAAATCAGGAAAAGCTTTTTCAAAAATAAAGACAACCTGCGCATATTGCGGAGTGGGATGTTCGTTTGAGGTTCAATATAAAGGTGATAATATAATAAGGATGATTCCCGTTGACGATAGTCTGTCAAATTACGGTCATTCCTGTGTCAAGGGGCGTTTTGCATGGAGTTATGTTAAAAGCAAAGATAGACTGACGAAGCCGCTTTTGAGAAATAATTTAAATGAAGAATTTAGAGAAGTTTCATGGGAAGAAGCTTATAGCCATATTGCCGAAAAATTTATAGAACTGCAGTATAAATATGGCATTAAATCAATTGGAGCTATAAGTTCTTCAAGATGCACAAACGAAGAAAATTATTTAATGCAAAGAATGGTCAGAACTATTTTTAAAAATAATAATATCGATACTTGCGCGAGGGTCTGCCATCAGCCTACCGGATACGCGCTTGGCGTCGCTTTCGGCGCAGGCGCCGGGACTCAGGATTTAAGTTCTATGCTTAGTTCAGATTTGATTATAATAATAGGAGCAAACCCCACGGAAGCTCATCCTGTAGTTGGCGCATTTATAAGAAAAATGGCGAGAAAAGGAGCCGATTTAATTGTTATAGACCCGCGCATAACGGAAGTTGCCAGGTCTGCGAATGTGCAGGCAAAATTTCATTTAAGACCGAAACCGGGAACAAATGTAGCTCTTTTAAATGCCTTTGCTTACACGATAATTAAAGAAGGACTTTTAAAACATGATTTTATTAAAGATAGATGTAATATTGAAAGTTTTAATTTATGGGAGAAATTTATTTTAAATGATGATAATTCTCCTGAAGCGGCGGAAGTTATAACGGGAGTTCCCGCTAATGAAATTAAAGAGGCGGCAATGCTGTACGCAAGAGCTAAAAATGCCTCAATATTTTACGGACTCGGCATAACGGAACATTTGCAGGGTTCAAGCGGCGTACTTGCGATAGCCAATCTTGCAATGCTGACGGGCAATATCGGCAGAAAGGGCGTAGGAGTTAGTCCTTTAAGAGGGCAGAATAATGTACAGGGAGCTGCCGATATGGGAGCCGAACCGGCTACCCTGCCAGGATATCGTCATATATCAGATGACAGAGCCAGAGAGCTATTTGAAAAAGAATGGAAAGTAAAATTGGATAGCGAACCAGGCATGAGGCTTCCCGATATGCTCAGGAATGCTCTATCAGGGAGATTTAAGGGGCTTTATATCTTTGGCGAAGATATTGTTCAGACCGACCCTGATTCTAATCGTATAATAGAATCTTTAAAGTCTATGGATTTAGTTGTAGTGCACGATTTATTTAAGACCGTCACTTCCGAATATGCTCATGTGATACTTCCCGGTTCATCATTTCTTGAAAAAGACGGAACGTTCACAAATTGGGAAAGAAGAATCCAGAGGGTTAGAAAGGTGCTTGAACCGGTTGCAGGAAAACAGGACTGGCAGATTATTGAAGATTTAAGCCGGTATTTAACTGAGTATGGCGGCAAATATGAATCTGATAATTTAGCAGCTGCTTTTACAAAATCTACTACAAAATATGCTAATGCTGCGGCAGAAGAAGATAATAGGCAGACGCCGCCGCCTGCAGCTAACAATAATAGCTTTGGTAATCATAATGATCATAATGCAGATTTAAATTATGCGCATCCTTCTGAAGTTATGGATGAAATAGCAAGACTTACGCCGTCTTTTGCATTGGTAAGTTATGAAAAATTAGATAATAAGCCTTATTCTATTCAATGGCCTTGCAATAAAAATACCCCGAACGGAACCGATATTTTACATAAAGACGCTTTTATCGGAGGAAAAGGAAGATTTGTCATTACATCTTTTGCGGGGTCTAAAGACCGCACCGACAGGGAGTACCCTTTTATTCTTACAACAGTCAGAAATCTGTTTCAGTATAATTCTGCAAACAATACGAGGCGTACAGAAAACAGTTTATGGTATTGCGAAGATTATTTAGAGGTAAGCAAAGAAGATGCGGAAACATTAAATATAAAAAACGGCGAAACTGTTTTAATTGAAAGCAGAAAAGGAAAAATTAATTTGACGGCAATAATAAGCAGCAGGGTTATGAAAGGCGTTGTTGCAACGACATTTCATTTTCCTGAATTTAAGACAAATATTTTAACCAGCGATTACTCGGACTGGTCAACCGAAACTCCTGAATATAAAGTAACGGCAGTTAATATTAAAAAAATTGAAATCGCCAAAAGTACTAAAAAAGAATCAAGTGTATCCGCAGACGCAGATTATAGGCAAACTGAAACATATGATGAAGAAGCTGCAAGAATGTTTAAGGATCTAAGCAAAAATTTTGAAGCTTACGACCGTGAAACGGCGGATAGAGAAATAGCTGCACACATAAAAAAATACTGGGAAAAAGAGCTAATAGAAAGACTTATTAAATTAAAATTATTAAATTAA